A genomic stretch from Candidatus Hydrogenisulfobacillus filiaventi includes:
- a CDS encoding protein of unknown function (Evidence 5 : Unknown function), with protein MAFLGLNRVAGNRLSTVPVVYTCALRQELRLLQLERVDLVVPAAPPGGDRFRPTPLAVDRVLRQLVLERPALVAFTPSRRCPFPPPPAWPVLRPSRSSWSCAPPPAGCWRSGPWAPCWPAGCRPAPPRRWWGCRWRRRSGGGGRGWSPSAVPAA; from the coding sequence ATGGCGTTTCTAGGCCTCAACCGGGTGGCGGGTAACCGGCTCAGCACGGTGCCGGTGGTCTACACTTGTGCCCTGCGGCAGGAGCTCCGCCTCCTGCAATTGGAGCGGGTGGACCTGGTGGTCCCGGCCGCCCCGCCCGGGGGGGACCGCTTCCGGCCCACCCCCCTGGCGGTGGACCGGGTCCTCCGCCAGCTAGTGCTGGAGCGGCCGGCCCTGGTGGCCTTCACCCCCTCGCGCCGCTGCCCTTTCCCGCCCCCGCCCGCCTGGCCTGTGTTGCGCCCGTCACGGTCGAGCTGGTCGTGCGCACCGCCCCCGGCTGGGTGCTGGCGGTCTGGACCCTGGGCACCGTGCTGGCCGGCGGGGTGCCGGCCCGCGCCGCCCCGCAGGTGGTGGGGGTGCCGGTGGCGGCGGCGGAGCGGGGGCGGTGGCAGGGGCTGGTCACCGTCCGCTGTGCCGGCTGCCTGA
- a CDS encoding Cell division protein FtsK, translated as MRTAPGWVLAVWTLGTVLAGGVPARAAPQVVGVPVAAAERGRWQGLVTVRCAGCLTAGPAAVAPAVPPGGAFTALTVVPGNRIGVGDPRA; from the coding sequence GTGCGCACCGCCCCCGGCTGGGTGCTGGCGGTCTGGACCCTGGGCACCGTGCTGGCCGGCGGGGTGCCGGCCCGCGCCGCCCCGCAGGTGGTGGGGGTGCCGGTGGCGGCGGCGGAGCGGGGGCGGTGGCAGGGGCTGGTCACCGTCCGCTGTGCCGGCTGCCTGACCGCAGGGCCGGCGGCGGTCGCCCCGGCCGTACCCCCGGGCGGGGCCTTTACCGCCCTGACCGTGGTCCCGGGCAACCGGATAGGGGTGGGGGACCCTCGCGCTTAA
- a CDS encoding conserved protein of unknown function (Evidence 4 : Unknown function but conserved in other organisms), with product MPRTPDPAPDPVQRRLLALADALQEDLRRAHALLLTPRAGRKGQDFLEEVLERTEGWRALAREGMELAERFARHGLDLSYAFARHGMDLGYAFARHGMDLGFRFAAKGEAVGPMADRVLFMAVQIGVMADRIGEMADRIGEMADRILFMADRIAGFGDRIVYESQLVIYTEQLVVHESVLIQETARLVSRTLLALLALAGGQAPPPVPAEEEASRRHALDLIYANLDRMLDHLQAYALAQLRREEAARTQETVTRLQEAAVRETWTRLRRVTLSADDCFCPGFGTEQPAQAPDPPEA from the coding sequence ATGCCCCGCACCCCCGACCCCGCCCCCGATCCCGTCCAACGCCGGCTGCTGGCGCTGGCGGACGCCCTCCAGGAGGACCTCCGCCGCGCCCACGCCCTCCTGCTCACCCCGCGCGCCGGCCGCAAGGGCCAGGACTTCCTGGAGGAGGTCCTGGAACGGACGGAAGGCTGGCGGGCCCTGGCCCGCGAGGGGATGGAGCTGGCCGAGCGCTTCGCCCGCCACGGGCTGGATCTGAGCTACGCCTTCGCCCGCCATGGAATGGACCTCGGCTACGCCTTCGCCCGCCACGGCATGGACCTCGGCTTCCGCTTTGCCGCCAAGGGCGAGGCGGTCGGGCCCATGGCCGACCGGGTGCTGTTCATGGCGGTCCAGATCGGGGTCATGGCCGACCGCATCGGGGAAATGGCGGACCGGATCGGGGAGATGGCCGACCGCATCCTGTTCATGGCCGACCGCATCGCGGGCTTCGGGGACCGCATCGTCTACGAGTCTCAGCTGGTGATCTACACCGAGCAGCTGGTGGTGCACGAGTCGGTCCTCATCCAGGAGACGGCCCGCCTGGTCTCCCGCACCCTGCTCGCCCTGCTGGCGCTGGCCGGCGGGCAGGCGCCCCCGCCGGTGCCGGCCGAGGAGGAGGCCTCCCGCCGGCACGCCCTCGACCTCATTTATGCCAACCTGGACCGCATGCTGGACCATCTGCAGGCCTACGCCCTGGCCCAGCTGCGGCGGGAAGAGGCGGCCCGCACCCAGGAGACGGTTACCCGCCTGCAGGAGGCGGCGGTGCGGGAAACCTGGACCCGCCTGCGCCGGGTGACCCTTTCCGCGGATGACTGTTTCTGTCCGGGCTTCGGGACGGAACAGCCGGCGCAGGCGCCGGACCCCCCGGAGGCTTAA
- a CDS encoding conserved protein of unknown function (Evidence 4 : Unknown function but conserved in other organisms), which translates to MRVALVHDWLVTMGGAERVLEEFARLFPEAPIYTGVVIPERLSPLLRSHPIIPSFVQHWPGARRRYNRYLPFLAYAFEQFDLSGYDLVLSSSASVAKGVLTRAETAHVSYIHTPMRYAWDLYPRYRDQEAKGLTRRLMGPVFHWLRLWDRMSADRPDVLIANSRTVEARIAKHWHRRSYLIWPPVDVDRIGLSREPGEYYLVLSRLVGYKRVDLAVAAATRARLPLIVAGDGPDLPRLRRMAGPGVRFLGRVDEATRVALLQGAKALLFPGEEDFGITPVEAMAAGRPVIAYGRGGVLDSVEPGVSGVFFREQTVEDLLTAVEAAEALEWDRDRIRAQAERFRPQRFREELTRVIEGALVAKGLRPG; encoded by the coding sequence ATGCGGGTAGCGCTGGTGCACGACTGGCTGGTGACCATGGGCGGGGCGGAACGGGTGCTGGAGGAGTTTGCCCGCCTGTTTCCGGAGGCGCCCATCTACACGGGCGTGGTCATTCCCGAGCGCCTCTCGCCCCTCCTGCGATCCCATCCCATCATCCCCTCGTTCGTGCAGCACTGGCCGGGGGCCCGGCGGCGCTACAACCGCTATCTGCCGTTTTTGGCCTATGCTTTTGAACAGTTCGACCTCTCAGGGTACGACCTGGTGCTCTCCAGTTCGGCCTCGGTAGCCAAAGGGGTGCTGACCCGGGCGGAGACGGCGCATGTGAGCTACATCCATACCCCTATGCGCTACGCCTGGGACCTCTATCCCCGCTACCGCGACCAGGAGGCCAAGGGCCTCACCCGCCGTCTGATGGGACCGGTCTTCCACTGGCTGCGCCTCTGGGACCGGATGAGCGCCGACCGGCCCGATGTCCTCATCGCCAACTCGCGCACGGTGGAGGCCCGCATTGCTAAGCACTGGCACCGGCGTTCCTATCTTATCTGGCCGCCGGTGGACGTCGACCGCATCGGCCTCTCCCGGGAGCCGGGCGAGTATTACCTGGTCCTCTCCCGGCTGGTGGGCTACAAGCGGGTGGACCTGGCGGTGGCGGCCGCCACCCGCGCCCGCCTGCCCCTGATTGTGGCCGGGGACGGCCCCGACCTGCCCCGGCTGCGCCGGATGGCGGGTCCGGGGGTGCGCTTCCTGGGGCGGGTGGACGAGGCCACGCGGGTGGCCCTACTGCAGGGGGCCAAGGCCCTGCTCTTCCCGGGCGAGGAGGATTTCGGCATCACCCCGGTGGAAGCCATGGCCGCCGGCCGCCCCGTCATCGCCTACGGACGTGGGGGGGTGCTGGACAGTGTGGAGCCGGGGGTGAGCGGGGTGTTCTTCCGCGAGCAGACGGTAGAGGACCTGCTGACCGCGGTGGAGGCGGCCGAAGCTCTGGAGTGGGACCGCGACCGCATCCGGGCGCAGGCGGAGCGCTTCCGGCCCCAGCGCTTCCGGGAAGAGCTGACCCGGGTGATCGAGGGGGCGCTGGTGGCCAAGGGCTTGCGGCCGGGTTAG
- a CDS encoding protein of unknown function (Evidence 5 : Unknown function): MAGASGTALWDDWLPQADLGVVFQPIVDLSTQTVVGYEALSRPRGPGGRPLDVETLFRAAAEQGRLEWLDRLAFANVVTAAAARFRSDALLFINILPANLEDRTWIWGQLERLAPYVPLRHVVLEIAERDTERNPHQWQRLLAPFRNLGVRIGIDDLGRGYAGLARTVTVAPEWLKLDMELIRNVDQEPAKAAMAAGILEFARRLGQHSAVIAEGVERLAEARTLAELGIRYAQGFLWARPAPEPAPAVATQPVLINRPVASQALGPVLLDRLAGWRYGAPQVESLAEETAGLADLLLQPDHVAVYELSEGGARCLARRGLAVPPLAEGAQERPCLARPLRTGRPFAAQDLAVEGGGYGYTQGLRALLVMPIALWTVTRGLLVAGWRQPHSIGPDHVEVAEGITALAALAFQAAQPRFFGSGAAGLLARLLPGPEAEPADAPRQAHLLAQLAAVLTGSRWAWYGHWTPEGLSGATVNGERFFCPRAELESGGRHAASPWARALAEGSPRVLTQVLDQLPPGSETSIPPLESGSRAALVVPVGEERPRGLLALFHPEAEVYSPRLGRDLAQVLARLTALHPARPAPQPRPRTAFETWARRLQEQSRAAAVLIWRLGARGLLEPAGAAGEPAAAVAAVARREQDAGGHCPAHSALRAPRAVRYDRLDQVPADRPELAALAGLGARSAWLRALRARSGDPLGVLAVLWSQPGPHSPALYHDLEAAADTLAAAWPADVG, encoded by the coding sequence GTGGCAGGCGCATCGGGTACCGCCCTTTGGGACGACTGGCTGCCCCAGGCCGACCTGGGGGTGGTCTTCCAGCCCATCGTGGACCTCTCCACCCAGACCGTGGTGGGCTACGAGGCCTTGTCCCGCCCCCGCGGGCCGGGCGGGCGTCCGCTGGACGTGGAAACCCTCTTCCGGGCGGCGGCGGAGCAGGGCCGCCTGGAATGGCTCGACCGCCTGGCCTTCGCCAATGTGGTGACGGCCGCCGCCGCCCGCTTCCGCTCCGACGCCCTGCTCTTCATCAACATCTTGCCGGCCAACCTGGAGGACCGTACCTGGATTTGGGGCCAGCTGGAACGGCTGGCCCCCTACGTCCCCCTCCGGCACGTGGTACTGGAGATCGCGGAGCGGGACACCGAGCGCAACCCCCACCAGTGGCAACGGCTGCTGGCCCCCTTCCGCAACCTCGGCGTCCGCATCGGCATCGACGACCTGGGCCGCGGGTACGCCGGCCTGGCCCGCACCGTGACCGTGGCCCCGGAATGGCTGAAACTGGACATGGAGCTCATCCGCAACGTCGACCAGGAGCCGGCCAAGGCGGCCATGGCCGCCGGCATCCTGGAGTTCGCCCGCCGCCTGGGGCAGCATTCGGCCGTCATCGCCGAGGGGGTGGAGCGGCTGGCGGAGGCCCGCACCCTGGCCGAGCTGGGCATCCGGTACGCCCAGGGCTTCCTGTGGGCCCGTCCCGCGCCGGAACCGGCACCGGCGGTGGCGACCCAGCCCGTGCTCATCAACCGGCCGGTAGCCTCCCAGGCCCTGGGACCGGTGCTGCTGGACCGCCTGGCGGGCTGGCGCTACGGCGCCCCCCAGGTGGAAAGCCTGGCCGAGGAGACGGCGGGGCTGGCCGATCTGCTGCTGCAGCCGGACCACGTGGCGGTGTACGAGCTCAGCGAAGGCGGCGCCCGCTGCCTGGCCCGGCGCGGCCTGGCGGTGCCGCCCCTGGCGGAGGGGGCGCAGGAGCGCCCCTGCCTGGCCCGGCCCCTGCGCACCGGCCGCCCCTTCGCCGCCCAGGACCTGGCCGTCGAGGGCGGCGGCTACGGCTACACCCAGGGGCTGCGCGCCTTATTGGTCATGCCCATCGCCCTCTGGACGGTGACCCGGGGGCTGCTGGTGGCCGGCTGGCGCCAACCCCATTCCATCGGGCCCGACCACGTGGAGGTGGCGGAGGGGATCACCGCCCTGGCCGCCCTCGCCTTCCAGGCCGCCCAACCCCGGTTCTTCGGCAGCGGGGCGGCCGGCCTGCTGGCCCGCCTGCTGCCCGGCCCCGAAGCGGAGCCGGCGGACGCCCCCCGCCAGGCACACCTGCTGGCCCAGCTGGCGGCGGTGCTGACCGGCTCCCGCTGGGCCTGGTACGGGCACTGGACCCCGGAAGGGCTCAGCGGGGCCACCGTCAACGGGGAGCGCTTCTTCTGCCCGCGCGCCGAGCTGGAGAGTGGGGGCCGGCACGCGGCCAGCCCCTGGGCCCGGGCCCTGGCGGAGGGGAGCCCGCGCGTGCTGACCCAGGTGCTGGACCAGCTGCCCCCCGGGTCGGAGACCAGCATCCCGCCCTTGGAGAGCGGCAGCCGGGCCGCGCTGGTGGTACCGGTGGGGGAGGAGCGGCCGCGCGGCCTGCTGGCCCTCTTCCACCCGGAAGCTGAGGTCTACAGCCCCCGCCTGGGCCGGGACCTGGCCCAGGTGCTGGCCCGCCTCACCGCCCTCCATCCCGCCCGTCCCGCCCCCCAGCCCCGCCCGCGGACGGCCTTTGAGACCTGGGCCCGGCGCCTGCAGGAGCAGAGCCGGGCGGCGGCGGTCCTGATTTGGCGGCTGGGCGCGCGCGGCCTCCTGGAGCCGGCGGGGGCGGCGGGGGAACCGGCGGCCGCCGTGGCGGCGGTGGCCCGGCGGGAGCAGGACGCCGGCGGCCATTGCCCGGCCCACTCCGCCCTGCGCGCCCCCCGGGCGGTGCGTTACGACCGCCTGGACCAGGTGCCGGCCGACCGGCCCGAACTGGCGGCGTTGGCCGGGCTGGGGGCGCGTTCAGCCTGGCTACGCGCCCTGCGGGCCCGCAGCGGGGATCCCCTGGGCGTGCTGGCCGTGCTCTGGAGCCAGCCCGGCCCCCATAGCCCCGCCCTCTACCACGACCTCGAAGCCGCGGCCGACACCCTGGCCGCCGCCTGGCCCGCGGACGTCGGCTAA